One region of Rhodospirillaceae bacterium genomic DNA includes:
- a CDS encoding BMP family protein codes for MIRVTRRAFLHASAALSALSATTVLPRLARAEGAIKVAAIYTVPIEQQWVSRIHKAATTAKDRGDIEYVFSEKVSNTDYERVMREYCEAGHQLIVGEAFAVEDAARAVAKDYPNVAFLIGSSFKPDRALSNFATFDNYIQDASYLSGMIAGAMTKSGNIGMVGGYPIPEVNRLMNAFMAGVKEVRADTKFQVAFIGSWFDPPKAKETALAQIDAGADLLYAERFGVSDAAKEKGVLAVGNVIDTQAEYPDTVVASALWHFEPTLDQAIAKVKDKSFAADDYGALSFMKAGGCSLAPLGTFEGKVPAEIVAKVQAREAEIKSGAFTVTIDDNEPKSS; via the coding sequence ATGATCCGGGTAACGCGACGTGCATTTCTGCATGCTTCGGCCGCACTGTCGGCCCTTTCCGCCACCACCGTATTGCCGCGCCTTGCGCGCGCGGAAGGTGCCATCAAGGTGGCGGCGATCTATACCGTGCCCATCGAACAGCAATGGGTGAGCCGCATCCACAAGGCCGCCACGACCGCCAAGGACCGCGGCGATATCGAGTATGTGTTCTCGGAGAAGGTCTCCAACACGGATTACGAACGCGTCATGCGCGAATATTGCGAGGCCGGCCATCAGTTGATCGTCGGCGAAGCCTTCGCGGTCGAGGATGCCGCGCGCGCCGTCGCCAAGGATTATCCGAACGTCGCATTCCTGATCGGCTCATCGTTCAAGCCGGACAGGGCCTTGTCCAATTTTGCCACCTTCGACAATTACATCCAGGATGCCTCCTATCTGAGCGGCATGATCGCCGGCGCCATGACCAAGAGCGGCAATATCGGCATGGTCGGTGGCTATCCCATTCCGGAAGTGAACCGGCTGATGAACGCCTTCATGGCGGGTGTAAAGGAAGTGCGGGCCGACACCAAGTTCCAGGTGGCTTTCATCGGCTCCTGGTTCGACCCGCCCAAGGCCAAGGAAACGGCGCTGGCACAGATCGATGCGGGGGCTGACCTCCTTTATGCCGAACGCTTCGGCGTGTCGGATGCCGCCAAGGAAAAGGGCGTGTTGGCGGTCGGCAATGTGATCGACACCCAGGCCGAATATCCCGATACCGTCGTGGCTTCCGCCTTGTGGCATTTCGAGCCGACGCTGGACCAGGCCATCGCCAAGGTGAAAGACAAGAGCTTCGCCGCCGACGATTACGGCGCCCTGTCGTTCATGAAGGCGGGTGGCTGCAGCCTGGCGCCCTTGGGCACCTTCGAGGGCAAGGTGCCGGCGGAGATCGTCGCCAAGGTCCAGGCGCGCGAGGCCGAGATCAAGAGCGGCGCCTTTACCGTCACGATCGACGATAACGAGCCGAAATCAAGCTGA
- a CDS encoding MASE1 domain-containing protein — protein MSMVTVSGVTVSGDTAAMMGTAMIGTAMIGTGADRVPPQPVLPAWTEMLRADGGFLPRLGGNLAAALLYFLLGLAVGKYFAAYGLFPAPIWLPASIAIVAAMLGGWRFFPGLFLGSFLINYGFFDSSLLVASIISLSNALGPILAVVLLRRLNRSTALFSSFAGVVAFIFCAVLLHPVFTATGGTLALNLTGPSDITAITRTWVSWWLCDSGGTLSFAPCLLMWLGGERVPEESSRALTRQDRIVWLGVAIIVVSLFALPPAPIALFATLPFLLVVPLSWIALNTSLRAAYTLVSLASVIAMAGTAAGMGPFHAPASINPLQMAGELIVLLTMTTLTIVALFRERRAAEAATRAKSMLLATASHDLRTPLNAIIGFADLLRGSGRVALSEDRSRDYANHIHASGSLLLGMIDEILDHAKIEAGKRRIEPQMLDARAVVEACLAMLAPRAAEKNLQLGVVAPAEVTLHADELALRQILLNLLSNAVKFTEAGGQIDIRLMSLADGAGVLEVVDDGVGMSEEELARVLLPFEQTGTGRKQQGSTGLGLSIVVRLAELHGGKFSITSAPAKGTTVRISFPPAPKAA, from the coding sequence ATGTCGATGGTGACGGTCTCGGGAGTGACGGTTTCGGGCGATACGGCAGCGATGATGGGGACCGCCATGATCGGGACGGCCATGATCGGTACGGGGGCGGATCGGGTCCCGCCCCAGCCTGTCCTGCCGGCCTGGACCGAAATGCTGCGCGCCGATGGCGGGTTCCTGCCGCGCCTCGGGGGCAATCTCGCGGCGGCCCTGCTCTATTTCCTGCTCGGCCTCGCCGTCGGCAAATATTTCGCGGCCTATGGCCTCTTCCCAGCGCCGATCTGGCTGCCGGCGAGCATCGCCATCGTGGCCGCCATGCTGGGCGGCTGGCGCTTTTTCCCCGGCCTGTTCCTGGGATCGTTCCTGATCAATTATGGCTTCTTCGACTCGAGCCTGCTGGTGGCCAGCATCATCTCCCTCAGCAATGCGCTGGGGCCGATTCTGGCCGTCGTCCTGCTGCGTCGGCTGAACCGCAGCACGGCATTGTTCAGCAGTTTCGCCGGCGTGGTCGCGTTCATCTTCTGCGCGGTGCTGCTGCATCCGGTCTTCACCGCGACGGGCGGCACCCTGGCCCTGAACCTGACCGGCCCATCCGACATCACCGCCATCACGCGGACCTGGGTGAGCTGGTGGCTGTGCGACAGCGGCGGGACGCTCTCCTTTGCGCCTTGCCTGCTCATGTGGCTGGGCGGGGAGCGGGTGCCGGAGGAGAGTTCGCGGGCGCTCACCCGCCAGGACCGGATCGTGTGGCTCGGCGTCGCCATCATCGTCGTTTCCCTGTTCGCCCTGCCGCCGGCACCCATCGCGCTGTTTGCGACCCTGCCTTTCCTGCTGGTAGTGCCGCTCTCCTGGATCGCGCTCAACACCTCGCTGCGCGCGGCCTATACGCTGGTCTCGCTGGCCTCTGTCATCGCCATGGCGGGGACCGCCGCCGGCATGGGACCGTTTCATGCGCCGGCCAGCATCAACCCGCTGCAGATGGCCGGCGAGCTCATCGTGCTCCTCACCATGACGACGCTCACCATCGTCGCCTTGTTCCGCGAGCGGCGTGCGGCGGAGGCGGCTACGCGGGCGAAAAGCATGCTGCTCGCCACCGCCAGCCATGACTTGCGGACGCCGCTCAACGCCATCATCGGCTTTGCCGATCTGCTGCGCGGCAGCGGCCGGGTGGCACTGAGCGAGGATCGCAGCCGTGACTATGCCAATCACATCCATGCCAGCGGTTCGCTGCTCCTTGGCATGATCGACGAGATCCTGGACCATGCCAAGATCGAGGCCGGCAAGCGGCGGATCGAGCCGCAGATGCTGGATGCCCGCGCTGTTGTCGAGGCCTGCCTGGCCATGCTGGCGCCGCGCGCCGCGGAAAAGAACCTGCAGCTCGGCGTGGTCGCCCCGGCCGAGGTGACGCTTCATGCCGATGAACTGGCCTTGCGGCAGATCCTCCTCAACCTCCTCTCCAACGCGGTCAAGTTCACCGAGGCGGGCGGGCAGATCGACATTCGCCTGATGTCGCTGGCCGATGGGGCCGGCGTGCTGGAAGTGGTCGATGACGGCGTCGGCATGAGCGAGGAGGAGCTGGCCCGCGTGCTGCTGCCCTTTGAGCAGACCGGTACCGGGCGCAAGCAGCAGGGCAGCACGGGCCTCGGCCTTTCCATCGTCGTGCGCCTTGCGGAATTGCATGGCGGCAAATTCTCGATCACCAGCGCGCCCGCCAAGGGCACCACGGTTCGGATCAGTTTCCCACCCGCGCCGAAGGCCGCCTGA
- the preA gene encoding NAD-dependent dihydropyrimidine dehydrogenase subunit PreA, which translates to MADLRSNFIGIKSPNPFWLASAPPTDKEYNVVRAFQAGWGGVVWKTLGEDPPVVNVSSRYGAMHLGPDRMIGFNNIELISDRPLDINLQEIKRVKRDWKDRAMLVSLMVPCEEAAWKAILARVEDTEADGIELNFGCPHGMSERGMGAAVGQVPEYVEMVARWCKQHTRMPVIVKLTPNVTDVRKPAQAARQGGADAVSLINTINSICSVDLDAMAPTPVVDGKGTHGGYCGPAVKPIALNMVAEIARDPATHGLPISAIGGIGTWRDAAEFMSMSAGNVQVCTAAMHYGFRIVEEMASGLSNWMDEKGYRTIEDFRGKAVPNVTDWQQLNINFKTIAHIDQATCIQCGLCYVACEDTSHQSISAKRVDGKRRYEVIDEECVGCNLCYHACPVPNVITMVPQNTGKPYLNWTQDPRNPMRKKAAE; encoded by the coding sequence ATGGCTGATCTCCGCTCGAATTTCATCGGTATCAAATCACCCAACCCGTTCTGGCTCGCTTCCGCGCCGCCGACGGACAAGGAATACAATGTCGTGCGCGCCTTCCAGGCCGGCTGGGGTGGCGTCGTGTGGAAGACGCTGGGCGAAGATCCGCCCGTGGTGAATGTGAGTTCGCGCTACGGCGCCATGCATCTCGGGCCCGACCGGATGATCGGCTTCAACAATATCGAGCTCATCTCCGACCGGCCGCTGGACATCAACCTGCAGGAGATCAAGCGGGTAAAGCGCGACTGGAAAGACCGCGCGATGCTGGTGTCGCTGATGGTGCCCTGCGAGGAGGCCGCCTGGAAGGCCATCCTGGCGCGGGTCGAGGACACTGAAGCCGACGGGATCGAGCTCAATTTCGGCTGCCCGCACGGCATGTCGGAACGCGGTATGGGGGCCGCCGTGGGCCAGGTGCCGGAATATGTCGAGATGGTCGCGCGCTGGTGCAAGCAGCACACGCGCATGCCGGTCATCGTCAAGCTGACGCCCAATGTGACCGATGTCAGGAAGCCTGCGCAGGCGGCGAGACAAGGCGGGGCGGATGCCGTCTCGCTCATCAATACCATCAATTCGATCTGCTCGGTCGATCTGGATGCGATGGCGCCCACCCCCGTGGTCGACGGCAAAGGCACCCATGGCGGCTATTGCGGCCCGGCGGTGAAGCCCATCGCCCTCAACATGGTGGCGGAGATCGCGCGCGATCCGGCGACCCATGGCTTGCCGATCTCGGCCATCGGCGGCATCGGTACTTGGCGGGACGCCGCCGAGTTCATGTCGATGTCGGCCGGGAATGTCCAGGTCTGCACGGCGGCCATGCATTACGGCTTCCGCATCGTCGAGGAGATGGCGAGTGGCCTCTCGAACTGGATGGACGAGAAGGGTTATCGGACGATCGAGGATTTCCGGGGCAAGGCCGTGCCCAACGTCACCGACTGGCAGCAGCTCAATATCAATTTCAAGACCATCGCCCATATCGACCAGGCAACATGCATCCAGTGCGGGCTCTGCTATGTCGCCTGCGAGGACACCTCGCATCAGTCGATCAGTGCCAAGCGCGTGGACGGCAAGCGCCGCTACGAGGTGATCGATGAGGAATGCGTGGGCTGCAACCTCTGCTACCACGCCTGCCCGGTGCCCAATGTCATCACCATGGTGCCGCAGAATACCGGCAAGCCTTATCTCAACTGGACCCAGGACCCCCGGAACCCGATGCGCAAGAAGGCGGCGGAATAG
- a CDS encoding NAD(P)-dependent oxidoreductase, translating into MSEHAAPDIRAGRLTAAEVAANFDDVKPPLDHKRALVESSRCFYCYDAPCIEACPTSIDVPSFIRSISVGDPIGAAETILEANIMGGMCSRVCPVEILCEDACVRNHSEDKPVAIGALQRFATDALVATGKQPFTRAPSSGKKVAVVGGGPAGLSAAHRLSRLGHEVTVFEAREKLGGLNEYGIAAYKTVHDFAQTEVSFILALGGITVKTGQALGRDVTLESLRKSHDAVFLAMGLGGVNALGAEGEALAGVEDAVAYISRLRQAKDKTSLPVGRKVVVIGGGNTAIDIAIQTKRLGAEDVTLVYRRGPDNMSATHHEQEFAQVNGVRIKHWARPVKLFGAKGAVREIAFEYTQLDDRGRLMGTGETYSILCDTVFKAIGQTLVADPLNGKAKDVLDMAGGKIAVNEDFATSIKGVFAGGDCVNSGVDLTVQSVADGRDAAIAIDAYLRGEA; encoded by the coding sequence ATGAGCGAGCATGCCGCGCCAGATATCCGTGCGGGTCGCCTCACCGCCGCCGAAGTGGCGGCCAATTTCGATGATGTGAAGCCACCGCTGGACCATAAGCGCGCGCTCGTCGAAAGCAGCCGCTGTTTCTATTGTTATGACGCGCCCTGCATCGAGGCCTGTCCGACCAGCATCGATGTGCCGAGCTTCATCCGCTCGATCTCGGTGGGTGATCCGATCGGCGCTGCCGAGACGATCCTGGAAGCCAATATCATGGGCGGCATGTGCTCCCGTGTCTGCCCGGTCGAGATCCTGTGCGAAGACGCCTGCGTGCGGAATCATTCGGAAGACAAGCCGGTCGCCATCGGCGCGCTGCAGCGCTTTGCGACCGATGCGTTGGTGGCCACCGGCAAGCAGCCTTTCACGCGCGCCCCTTCGAGCGGGAAAAAAGTTGCCGTGGTCGGCGGCGGACCGGCCGGCCTCTCGGCCGCGCATCGCCTCTCGCGCCTTGGTCATGAGGTCACCGTGTTCGAAGCGCGCGAAAAGCTGGGCGGACTCAACGAATATGGCATCGCCGCCTACAAGACGGTGCATGATTTCGCGCAGACGGAAGTCTCCTTCATCCTGGCGCTTGGCGGCATCACGGTGAAGACCGGCCAGGCCCTGGGCCGCGACGTGACACTGGAATCCTTGCGCAAGTCTCACGATGCCGTGTTCCTGGCCATGGGGCTTGGCGGCGTCAATGCGCTGGGCGCCGAGGGCGAGGCGTTGGCGGGCGTCGAGGATGCGGTGGCCTATATCTCGCGGCTGCGCCAGGCCAAGGACAAGACCAGCCTGCCGGTCGGCCGCAAGGTCGTGGTGATCGGCGGCGGCAACACGGCGATCGACATCGCTATCCAGACTAAGCGCCTCGGCGCCGAGGATGTGACGCTGGTCTATCGCCGCGGGCCGGACAATATGAGTGCCACCCATCACGAGCAGGAATTTGCCCAGGTGAACGGGGTCAGGATCAAGCATTGGGCGCGGCCGGTGAAGCTGTTTGGCGCCAAGGGTGCCGTGCGCGAGATCGCGTTCGAATACACCCAGCTTGATGACAGGGGCCGCCTGATGGGGACCGGCGAGACGTACTCGATCCTGTGCGACACGGTGTTCAAGGCGATCGGGCAGACCCTGGTGGCCGACCCGCTCAACGGCAAGGCCAAGGATGTGCTCGACATGGCCGGCGGCAAGATCGCCGTGAATGAGGATTTCGCGACCTCGATCAAAGGCGTGTTCGCCGGTGGCGATTGCGTGAATTCGGGGGTTGATCTCACGGTGCAGTCTGTCGCCGACGGTCGCGACGCGGCGATTGCGATCGACGCGTATCTGCGCGGCGAAGCGTAA
- a CDS encoding DUF1127 domain-containing protein, with product MRRTWLIGLGTWLRRLIEAHRRRRDVARLESLPDHMLRDIGISRSEIDRSVREGRDNRAA from the coding sequence ATGCGGCGCACCTGGTTGATTGGCTTGGGCACATGGCTGCGCCGGCTGATCGAGGCCCATCGTCGGCGTCGGGACGTGGCCAGGCTGGAATCCCTGCCCGATCACATGCTGCGCGATATCGGCATCAGCCGGTCCGAGATCGACCGCTCGGTACGCGAAGGCCGCGATAATCGCGCCGCCTGA
- a CDS encoding AGE family epimerase/isomerase, with the protein MAFYHPRAIDKSGGFFHFLKDDGSIYDATTRHLVSSTRLVFTYAMAYRQFGDSAYQNGLRHALSFLRDAHRDPGTGGYAWTLTWQDGRSHVLDGTNHCYGLAFVVLAYAHAIMAGEDSARPHLAETFDLMERRFWEPRHGLYADEASADWSITYPYRGQNANMHACEAMLAAFEATGDTRYLHRAETLAHNITERQAALAGGMMWEHYHADWSVDWDYNRNDKSNIFRPWGYQPGHLTEWGKLLLIMERHKAHLAGPADWLAPRAKQLFDTALAKAWDQENGGIFYGFGPEDEICDSDKYFWVQAETLATAALLATRTGDDAYWHWYDRIWDYSWRHFVDHEHGAWYRILTRDNRKYSDEKSPAGKVDYHTMGACHEILNVV; encoded by the coding sequence ATGGCCTTCTATCATCCCCGCGCGATCGACAAATCCGGCGGATTCTTCCATTTCCTGAAGGATGACGGCAGCATCTATGATGCCACCACGCGGCATCTGGTGAGTTCGACGCGCCTCGTCTTCACCTATGCCATGGCCTATCGGCAGTTCGGCGACAGCGCGTATCAGAACGGGCTGCGCCATGCGCTGTCCTTCCTGCGCGATGCCCACCGCGACCCAGGGACCGGTGGCTATGCCTGGACGCTCACATGGCAGGACGGCCGCAGTCACGTGCTCGACGGCACCAATCATTGCTACGGCCTGGCCTTTGTCGTGCTGGCCTATGCCCATGCGATCATGGCCGGCGAAGACTCGGCACGCCCCCATCTCGCCGAAACCTTCGACCTCATGGAGAGGCGCTTCTGGGAGCCGCGACACGGCCTCTATGCCGACGAGGCCAGCGCCGATTGGTCCATCACCTATCCCTATCGTGGGCAGAACGCCAACATGCATGCCTGCGAGGCGATGCTGGCGGCGTTCGAGGCAACGGGTGACACGCGCTATCTGCACCGTGCCGAAACGCTGGCCCACAACATCACGGAACGCCAGGCAGCCTTGGCGGGCGGCATGATGTGGGAGCATTACCACGCCGATTGGTCGGTCGATTGGGATTACAACAGGAACGACAAGAGCAACATCTTCCGCCCCTGGGGCTATCAACCCGGCCACCTCACCGAATGGGGAAAGCTCCTCCTCATCATGGAACGCCACAAGGCGCATCTCGCCGGGCCCGCCGATTGGTTGGCACCGCGCGCGAAGCAGCTCTTCGACACGGCACTCGCCAAGGCCTGGGACCAGGAGAATGGCGGCATCTTCTACGGCTTCGGCCCGGAAGACGAGATCTGCGACAGCGACAAGTATTTCTGGGTCCAGGCCGAGACACTGGCCACCGCCGCCCTCCTCGCGACGCGGACTGGCGACGATGCCTATTGGCACTGGTATGACCGGATCTGGGATTATAGCTGGCGCCATTTCGTCGACCATGAACACGGCGCCTGGTACCGCATCCTCACCCGCGACAACCGCAAATACTCCGACGAGAAAAGCCCGGCCGGCAAAGTCGACTACCACACGATGGGCGCCTGCCATGAGATCCTGAATGTGGTTTGA
- a CDS encoding NAD(P)H oxidoreductase gives MKILVIFDHPRRDSFAGAVLDRFVAGLVAAGHQAEIADLHREGFDPVLPVADEPDWDDGNKVYSQAVLQEQARISRNDALAFVFPVWWWSFPAMTKGWIDRVWNNGWAYGDRKLPHSKALLIGTASGDEAGYKKRGYDTAMRTQLLTGIMHYCGIPQAELHLLYDVMASADMRDGYLAEAEKLGKSF, from the coding sequence ATGAAGATTCTCGTCATCTTCGATCATCCCAGGCGAGATTCCTTCGCCGGTGCAGTCCTCGATCGCTTCGTGGCCGGGCTCGTCGCCGCCGGCCACCAGGCCGAAATCGCCGATCTGCACCGCGAAGGCTTCGACCCCGTTCTCCCGGTGGCGGATGAACCGGATTGGGACGATGGCAACAAGGTCTACAGCCAGGCCGTCCTCCAGGAACAGGCGCGGATCAGCCGCAACGACGCGCTCGCCTTCGTCTTTCCGGTCTGGTGGTGGTCCTTCCCCGCCATGACCAAGGGCTGGATCGACCGCGTCTGGAACAATGGCTGGGCCTATGGCGACCGCAAGCTGCCGCATAGCAAGGCGCTCCTCATCGGCACGGCGTCGGGCGACGAGGCCGGCTATAAGAAACGCGGCTATGACACCGCCATGCGCACCCAGCTCCTCACCGGCATCATGCATTACTGCGGCATCCCGCAGGCGGAGCTGCACCTCCTCTATGACGTAATGGCCAGTGCCGACATGCGCGACGGTTATCTCGCCGAAGCGGAAAAACTCGGGAAGAGCTTCTGA
- a CDS encoding SRPBCC family protein codes for MRRYSYETHSQLPAEQLFRAFSDVAAWPQWDDEIEGIELDGPAEPGSVFALKPRGRDAVKLRVEAMIEPYRFRDVAYLPLARLRTEHAFIPTKAGTLIRSTVEIRGPLARFWDRPLARSYAEGAARQTRSFLAFAANWNPPIANENSAQRETAALEARPFPFYTAC; via the coding sequence ATGCGCCGCTATTCCTACGAAACTCACAGCCAACTGCCCGCGGAACAGCTTTTCCGCGCCTTCAGCGATGTCGCGGCCTGGCCGCAATGGGATGACGAGATCGAGGGCATCGAGCTTGACGGCCCGGCCGAACCCGGCAGCGTCTTTGCGCTGAAGCCGCGCGGCCGCGATGCGGTGAAGCTGCGGGTCGAGGCCATGATCGAGCCCTATCGTTTCCGGGACGTGGCCTATCTGCCGCTGGCCCGCCTGCGCACGGAACACGCCTTCATCCCGACGAAGGCGGGCACCCTGATCAGGAGCACGGTCGAGATCCGCGGACCGCTCGCCCGTTTCTGGGACCGGCCGCTGGCGCGGAGCTATGCCGAGGGGGCGGCAAGGCAAACCAGGAGCTTCCTCGCCTTCGCCGCGAACTGGAATCCGCCCATCGCCAACGAGAATTCAGCGCAACGGGAAACGGCCGCGCTGGAGGCACGGCCGTTTCCCTTCTATACTGCTTGCTAG
- the hydA gene encoding dihydropyrimidinase, with protein sequence MSLLIRGGTVVNAEGETRADVYCEGGKIKAVGANLEAPSGARIVDAGGQYVMPGGIDPHTHMQLPFMGTVASEDFFSGTAAGLAGGTTMIIDFVIPAPQTSLLSAYDQWREWAEKSCADYSFHVAVTWWSDKVREEMGVLTREKGVNSFKHFMAYKNAIMVPDENLVLSFARCLELGAIPTVHAENGELVYHLQAEVLKKGITGPEGHPMSRPPEVEGEAANRAIRVAQVIGNPLYIVHNSCKEAVEAITRARNEGQRVYGEVLAGHLLIDDSVYRHPDFAVAAAHVMSPPFRPKENQEILWRALQSGNLHTTATDHCCFCADQKAAGKNDFTKIPNGTGGVEDRMSVLWHHGVGTGRLTPSEFVRVTSTAAAQIFNIYPRKGAIAVGADADIVVWDPKATRTISAKTHHQKVDYNIFEGMSVTGNASVTISQGKVVYEKGELKVERGAGRYIDRPTFPAMFDAVAKVNALRAPKPVARKQEKAAE encoded by the coding sequence ATGTCGTTGCTGATTCGTGGTGGGACCGTCGTCAATGCCGAGGGCGAAACCCGTGCCGATGTCTATTGCGAGGGCGGCAAGATCAAGGCCGTCGGTGCGAACCTCGAAGCGCCATCGGGAGCGCGCATTGTCGATGCCGGCGGGCAGTATGTGATGCCGGGCGGCATCGATCCCCACACGCATATGCAGCTGCCTTTCATGGGCACCGTGGCGTCCGAGGATTTCTTCAGCGGCACCGCGGCGGGGCTGGCTGGCGGCACCACCATGATCATCGATTTCGTCATCCCGGCGCCGCAGACCTCGCTGCTCTCCGCCTATGACCAGTGGCGCGAATGGGCCGAGAAATCCTGTGCCGATTACTCCTTCCATGTCGCCGTCACCTGGTGGTCCGACAAGGTCCGCGAGGAGATGGGCGTGCTCACGCGCGAGAAGGGCGTCAACTCGTTCAAGCATTTCATGGCCTATAAGAACGCGATCATGGTGCCGGATGAAAACCTGGTGCTGAGCTTCGCGCGTTGCCTGGAGCTGGGCGCCATTCCGACCGTGCATGCGGAGAATGGCGAGCTGGTCTATCACCTGCAGGCGGAGGTCTTGAAGAAGGGCATCACCGGTCCGGAAGGCCATCCGATGTCGCGGCCGCCCGAGGTCGAGGGCGAAGCTGCCAACCGCGCCATCCGTGTGGCGCAGGTGATCGGCAATCCGCTCTATATCGTCCACAATTCCTGCAAGGAAGCGGTCGAGGCGATCACGCGCGCGCGCAATGAAGGCCAGCGCGTCTATGGCGAGGTGCTGGCGGGTCATCTCCTCATCGATGACAGCGTCTATCGCCATCCCGATTTCGCGGTGGCGGCCGCCCATGTCATGAGCCCGCCCTTCCGGCCGAAGGAGAACCAGGAAATCCTGTGGCGGGCGCTGCAATCGGGCAATCTCCACACCACGGCGACCGATCATTGCTGCTTCTGCGCCGACCAGAAGGCGGCGGGCAAGAACGACTTCACCAAGATCCCCAACGGTACCGGCGGTGTCGAGGACCGCATGTCCGTGCTGTGGCATCACGGGGTCGGCACCGGGCGGTTGACGCCCTCGGAATTCGTGCGCGTGACCTCGACGGCCGCCGCGCAGATCTTCAACATCTATCCGCGCAAGGGTGCGATTGCCGTGGGGGCCGATGCCGACATTGTGGTCTGGGACCCGAAGGCCACGCGCACCATTTCGGCCAAGACCCATCACCAGAAGGTCGATTACAACATCTTCGAAGGGATGAGCGTCACCGGCAATGCGTCCGTGACGATCTCCCAGGGCAAAGTCGTCTATGAGAAAGGCGAGTTGAAGGTCGAGCGGGGCGCCGGCCGCTATATCGACCGCCCGACCTTCCCGGCCATGTTCGACGCCGTCGCCAAGGTCAACGCGCTGCGGGCACCCAAGCCCGTCGCGCGCAAACAGGAGAAGGCGGCGGAGTAA
- a CDS encoding trypsin-like peptidase domain-containing protein — MPKLPSEVLSSVFYLYGTREAAEKGESFGGTGFLVSYPTGLPDGSSFVYGVTNWHVAVQSGASVVRLNKIGGGVDGIELDPADWDFKPQWHDLAVASIPLSQEVHQIKSLGLAMLLSDTDILKYGIGPGDDVFMVGRFVDHDGSESNVTAVRFGNISTMPQSIRQNTGSTEKSFIIDMHSRTGYSGSPLFVYRTIGTDLTAKPLEIGPDKMFLKVLGIHWGQFPELWEIRTGAEPLPHGAEISADSKYVTGMSGMTLAIPAWEIRNLLEMPSLRQQRARTLATIAKS; from the coding sequence ATGCCGAAGCTGCCATCAGAAGTACTCAGTTCAGTATTTTACCTTTACGGAACTCGCGAAGCTGCGGAAAAGGGCGAGTCCTTCGGCGGAACCGGGTTCCTGGTATCCTACCCAACTGGGTTACCAGATGGCTCATCCTTCGTGTACGGCGTTACCAATTGGCATGTTGCCGTCCAGTCAGGAGCCTCAGTCGTCCGACTAAATAAGATCGGTGGGGGCGTAGATGGCATTGAACTCGATCCAGCGGACTGGGACTTCAAGCCTCAGTGGCACGATCTAGCAGTTGCAAGTATTCCTCTAAGTCAAGAAGTTCATCAAATCAAATCGCTCGGCCTAGCAATGCTGCTAAGCGACACCGATATCTTAAAATATGGCATCGGTCCGGGTGATGATGTCTTTATGGTTGGCCGGTTTGTTGACCATGACGGCTCAGAGAGTAACGTTACAGCAGTACGCTTTGGCAATATTAGCACTATGCCACAATCGATCCGCCAAAACACCGGATCCACGGAGAAGAGCTTCATTATCGATATGCATTCCCGAACTGGCTACTCTGGTTCACCGCTGTTCGTCTATCGAACTATCGGCACCGATCTAACGGCGAAGCCCCTTGAGATCGGACCAGACAAGATGTTTCTAAAAGTGCTCGGGATACATTGGGGCCAATTTCCGGAGCTGTGGGAGATAAGGACCGGAGCTGAGCCGCTTCCGCATGGCGCTGAGATCTCGGCAGATTCGAAATATGTAACTGGGATGAGCGGAATGACGCTGGCCATTCCAGCTTGGGAGATTAGAAACCTGCTCGAAATGCCGAGCTTGAGGCAGCAAAGGGCGAGAACGCTTGCCACAATAGCCAAATCATAA